A section of the Humulus lupulus chromosome 2, drHumLupu1.1, whole genome shotgun sequence genome encodes:
- the LOC133815982 gene encoding uncharacterized protein LOC133815982 produces MVVFCFLVDQKRKVRRSKPAAGTCSRCGGGASVADMKTATRFCCVPFYWKSWRAIMCTFCGAILRSYR; encoded by the coding sequence ATGGTGGTGTTCTGTTTTTTGGTGGATCAGAAGAGGAAAGTGCGGCGGAGCAAGCCGGCGGCCGGAACATGTTCGCGGTGTGGCGGCGGCGCTAGCGTGGCCGATATGAAGACCGCTACTAGATTTTGTTGCGTCCCATTTTATTGGAAGTCTTGGAGAGCTATCATGTGTACATTTTGTGGTGCTATACTTCGCTCTtatagataa